In one window of Nicotiana tabacum cultivar K326 chromosome 12, ASM71507v2, whole genome shotgun sequence DNA:
- the LOC107819287 gene encoding putative magnesium transporter NIPA6: protein MYSANLTGFILAVVSSAFIGSSFIIKKKGLQKAGSSGTRASSGGYGYLREPLWWIGMITMIVGEFANFVAYIYAPAVLVTPLGALSIIVSAVLAHFLLKEKLKKLGVLGCVLCIVGSTVIVLHAPGEHDLNSVDEIWALATQPAFLLYTASAVAITLVLVLYCEPRYGQTNIMVYIGVCSIFGSLTVMSIKAIGIAIKLTLEGSSQVAHLQTWVFVMVAVTCIITQLNYLNKALDTFNTAVVSPIYYAMFTSLTILASAIMFKDWSGQSASDIVSVLCGFLTVLSGTMVLHSTRDPAPPPNTDMYTQLSPQISWLVHANGEIWKQKEDGLHSEFVAIIRQDHFK from the exons ATGTACAGTGCTAATTTGACTGGTTTTATATTGGCTGTGGTGTCTAGCGCGTTTATTGGATCAAGTTTCATTATCAAGAAGAAGGGTCTTCAGAAGGCCGGCTCCTCTGGAACTCGAGCCA GCTCGGGCGGATATGGTTATCTACGGGAGCCTCTTTGGTGGATTGGGATGATTACTA TGATTGTTGGAGAATTTGCAAATTTCGTGGCTTATATTTATGCGCCAGCAGTTCTTGTGACCCCCCTTGGAGCTTTAAGTATAATTGTTAG TGCTGTTCTAGCACATTTCTTACTGAAGGAAAAGTTGAAGAAACTGGGAGTATTAGGATGTGTTCTATGTATAGTGGGTTCTACCGTCATAGTTCTTCATGCACCTGGTGAACATGATCTTAATTCAGTGGATGAGATATGGGCATTAGCTACACAACCAG CTTTTCTTTTGTACACTGCCTCAGCAGTTGCAATAACATTGGTACTAGTCTTGTATTGTGAGCCTCGCTATGGTCAGACAAATATTATGGTCTATATAGGTGTTTGCTCCATCTTTGGGTCCTTGACG GTTATGAGCATCAAAGCTATCGGTATAGCAATAAAGCTTACATTGGAGGGTTCAAGCCAAGTTGCACATCTTCAAACTTGGGTGTTTGTGATGGTTGCTGTTACATGTATAATTACTCAACTAAATTACTTAAATAAG GCATTGGACACATTTAACACAGCCGTGGtttctccaatatattatgccaTGTTCACATCGCTTACAATTTTAGCCAGTGCCATAATGTTTAAG GATTGGTCTGGTCAGAGTGCTAGCGACATAGTTTCAGTGCTTTGTGGCTTTTTAACTGTGCTCTCAGGTACTATGGTTCTTCATAGTACAAGAGATCCAGCTCCTCCTCCTAATACAG ATATGTACACGCAACTTTCCCCTCAAATATCATGGTTGGTACATGCCAACGGAGAAATATGGAAGCAGAAAGAGGATGGTTTGCATTCAGAATTTGTTGCAATAATCAGGCAGGATCATTTCAAGTAG